One genomic window of Glycine max cultivar Williams 82 chromosome 16, Glycine_max_v4.0, whole genome shotgun sequence includes the following:
- the LOC100790483 gene encoding probable L-gulonolactone oxidase 6 yields MPLLLLILFCLKMMSNKALTSTLVFLFFSVVLSTPPEDPIKCSNSKNTSCTITNSYGMFPDRSICKASQVLYPTSEQELVSVVASATRNKTKMKVATRYSHSIPKLVCPEGENGLLISTKYLNKIAKVDVEARTMTVESGVTMKQLINEAAKVGLALPYAPYWWGLTIGGLMGTGAHGSTLWGKGSSVHDYVVELRIVRAAGPEEGYAKAESLNEQHEDLNAAKVSLGVLGVISQVTLKLEPLFKRSITYVAKNDSDLGDQVAAFGHAHEFADITWYPSQRKAVYRVDDRVPFNTSGNGLYDFIPFRPTPSLELAILRTTEDLQESTGDADGKCIGSKTTTNTLITAAYGLTNNGIIFTVYPVIGFQNRLQASGSCLDSLQDAKITACAWDSRVKGEFFHQTTFSISLSVAKKFIEDVQKLVQLEPKGFCGIELYNGILMRYVKASSAYLGKQEDALDIDITYYRSKDPMTPRLYEDILEEVEQLGIFKYGGLPHWGKNRNLAFEGAIKKYKNAGRFLRVKEKYDLQGLFSSTWTDQMLGLKDGVTILKDGCALEGLCICSQDSHCNPSKDYYCKPGKVYKEARVCTHLKSK; encoded by the exons GAACACAAGTTGCACCATCACCAACTCCTATGGCATGTTCCCTGATAGAAGCATCTGCAAGGCCTCTCAAGTGTTGTACCCAACCTCTGAGCAAGAGCTTGTGTCAGTGGTTGCATCAGCAACaagaaacaaaaccaagatgaaAGTAGCTACCCGTTATTCCCATAGTATCCCTAAATTGGTGTGCCCAGAAGGAGAAAATGGGTTGCTAATAAGCACCAAATATCTCAACAAAATAGCGAAGGTTGATGTGGAAGCAAGGACAATGACTGTGGAGAGTGGTGTGACAATGAAGCAGCTTATAAATGAGGCTGCAAAGGTAGGGTTGGCCTTGCCATATGCACCATATTGGTGGGGTTTGACCATTGGAGGGCTTATGGGAACTGGTGCTCATGGAAGCACTTTGTGGGGGAAGGGTAGTTCTGTCCATGATTATGTGGTGGAGCTTAGGATTGTTAGGGCTGCTGGTCCTGAAGAGGGTTATGCTAAGGCTGAGAGCCTCAATGAACAACATGAAGATCTCAATGCTGCCAAAGTGTCACTTGGTGTGCTTGGAGTTATTTCACAG GTTACTCTAAAACTAGAACCCCTCTTCAAGCGATCCATCACATATGTGGCAAAAAATGATTCAGATTTGGGAGACCAAGTGGCTGCTTTCGGACATGCACATGAGTTTGCAGATATAACGTGGTACCCTAGTCAACGCAAGGCTGTTTACCGTGTTGACGATCGTGTCCCATTTAATACTTCTGGCAATGGTCTTTATGACTTTATCCCTTTCCGTCCCACTCCTTCTCTTGAATTGGCTATCTTAAGAACCACAG AGGATCTTCAAGAATCAACTGGTGATGCCGATGGAAAGTGCATAGGTTCTAAGACCACAACGAATACCCTCATCACTGCAGCTTATGGACTTACTAACAATG GTATAATCTTCACTGTATATCCTGTAATTGGATTTCAGAATCGTCTTCAAGCATCTGGGTCATGCTTAGATAGTCTTCAAGATGCAAAGATCACAGCATGTGCCTGGGATTCTAGGGTGAAGGGAGAGTTCTTTCACCAAACCACATTTAGCATCAGTTTGTCTGttgcaaaaaaatttattgaagatGTGCAAAAGCTAGTTCAATTGGAGCCGAAGGGATTTTGTGGCATAGAGCTTTACAATGGAATTCTCATGCGTTATGTCAAGGCTTCGAGTGCCTATTTGGGGAAGCAAGAGGATGCTTTAGACATTGATATCACTTACTACCGTAGCAAGGATCCAATGACTCCTAGGCTTTATGAAGACATTCTTGAAGAGGTTGAACAACTTGGGATTTTCAAATATGGAGGGCTACCTCATTGGGGTAAGAATAGGAACTTGGCATTTGAAGGAGCCATCAAGAAGTACAAAAATGCAGGGAGATTTTTAAGGGTTAAAGAGAAGTATGATTTACAAGGGCTTTTCTCAAGTACATGGACAGACCAAATGCTTGGGCTAAAGGATGGAGTGACAATATTGAAGGATGGGTGTGCATTAGAAGGTTTATGCATTTGCTCACAGGATAGTCATTGCAATCCAAGCAAAGATTACTATTGTAAACCAGGCAAAGTTTACAAGGAAGCAAGGGTTTGTACTCATTTGAAATCCAAATGA
- the LOC100791002 gene encoding CBL-interacting serine/threonine-protein kinase 9, which translates to MSGKQAARPRTRVGKYELGKTIGEGSFAKVKFAKNVENGNHVAIKILDRNHVLRHKMMEQLKKEISAMKMINHPNVVKIYEVMASKTKIYIVLELVNGGELFNKIAKNGKLKEDEARRYFHQLINAVDYCHSRGVYHRDLKPENLLLDSNGVLKVTDFGLSTYAQQEDELLRTACGTPNYVAPEVLNDRGYVGSTSDIWSCGVILFVLMAGYLPFDEPNHAALYKKIGRAQFTCPSWFSPEAKKLLKLILDPNPLTRIKVPELLEDEWFKKGYKQATFIMEEDINVDDVAAAFNDSKENLVTERKEKPVSMNAFELISRSQSFNLENLFEKQQGSVKRETHFTSQRPANEIMSKIEEAAKPLGFNVHKRNYKMKLQGDKSGRKGHLSVATEVFEVAPSLHMVELRKTGGDTLEFHKFYKNFSSSSGLQDVVWHSEEKQ; encoded by the exons ATGAGCGGGAAGCAGGCCGCGAGACCTCGTACCCGCGTGGGAAAGTACGAGCTGGGAAAAACCATTGGCGAGGGAAGCTTTGCTAAGGTCAAGTTCGCTAAGAACGTTGAGAATGGTAACCATGTTGCCATCAAAATCCTTGATCGTAATCATGTCCTCCGCCACAAGATGATGGAACAG CTGAAGAAAGAAATTTCTGCGATGAAGATGATCAATCATCCAAACGTTGTCAAAATTTACGAG GTGATGGCAAGCAAAACAAAGATCTATATTGTCCTAGAGTTGGTTAATGGAGGAGAACTATTTAACAAAATA GCTAAAAATGGGAAACTTAAAGAGGATGAAGCAAGAAGATATTTCCATCAATTAATCAATGCCGTTGATTATTGCCACAGCAGAGGCGTGTACCACAGAGATTTGAAG CCAGAGAATCTTCTTCTGGACTCAAATGGTGTTCTGAAAGTTACAGATTTTGGATTGAGTACATATGCACAACAG gAGGATGAACTTCTCCGAACTGCTTGTGGAACTCCAAATTATGTTGCTCCTGAG GTGCTTAATGATAGAGGTTATGTTGGTTCTACATCTGATATCTGGTCATGTGGAGTCATCCTCTTTGTGCTTATGGCCGGGTATTTGCCCTTTGATGAGCCAAATCATGCGGCACTGTACAAAAAA ATTGGCAGGGCCCAATTTACATGTCCATCATGGTTTTCTCCTGAGGCAAAGAAACTATTGAAGCTTATTCTTGATCCAAACCCTTTAACA AGGATAAAAGTTCCTGAACTCTTAGAAGATGAATGGTTCAAAAAAGGATACAAACAAGCAACTTTTATAATGGAAGAGGATATCAATGTAGATGATGTTGCTGCTGCTTTCAATGATTCTAAG GAAAATCTTGTGacagagagaaaagagaaaccCGTGTCAATGAATGCTTTTGAGCTCATATCTAGgtcacaaagcttcaaccttgaaaatttgtttgaGAAGCAG CAAGGGTCTGTTAAGAGAGAAACACATTTTACCTCACAGCGCCCTGCAAATGAAATCATGTCAAAAATTGAGGAAGCTGCCAAGCCTCTGGGATTTAATGTTCACAAGCGAAATTATAAG ATGAAGCTGCAAGGTGATAAGAGTGGAAGGAAGGGTCACCTTTCAGTTGCTACAGAG GTTTTTGAAGTGGCTCCCTCCTTGCACATGGTGGAGCTGCGAAAGACCGGGGGTGACACACTAGAGTTTCACAAG TTCTACAAAAACTTTTCATCATCATCAGGGTTGCAAGACGTTGTGTGGCATTctgaagaaaaacaatga
- the LOC100804074 gene encoding GRF1-interacting factor 3, with protein MQQTPPMIPMMPSFPPTNITTEQIQKYLDENKKLILAILDNQNLGKLAECAQYQAQLQKNLMYLAAIADAQPQTPAMPPQMAPHPAMQPGFYMQHPQAAAAAMAQQQQQGMFPQKMPLQFGNPHQMQEQQQQLHQQAIQGQMGLRPGGINNGMHPMHNEGGNSGGPPSATGPNDARGGSKQDASEAGTAGGDGQGSSAAAHNSGDGEEAK; from the exons ATGCAGCAGACACCGCCTATGATTCCTATGATGCCTTCGTTCCCACCTACGAACATAACCACCGAGCAGATTCAAAAA TACCTTGATGAGAACAAGAAGCTGATTCTGGCAATATTGGACAATCAAAATCTTGGAAAACTTGCAGAATGTGCCCA GTACCAAGCTCAGCTTCAAAAGAATTTGATGTATTTAGCTGCAATTGCTGATGCCCAGCCTCAAACACCAGCCATGCCTCCACAG ATGGCACCACACCCTGCCATGCAACCAGGATTCTATATGCAACATCCTCAGGCTGCAGCAGCAGCAATGgctcagcagcagcagcaaggAATGTTCCCCCAGAAAATGCCATTGCAATTTGGCAATCCACATCAAATGCAGGAACAACAGCAGCAGCTACACCAGCAAGCCATCCAAGGTCAAATGGGACTGAGACCTGGAGGAATAAATAATGGCATGCATCCAATGCACAATGAGGGCGGCAACAGCGGTGGTCCACCCTCGGCTACCGGTCCGAACGACGCACGTGGTGGAAGCAAGCAAGATGCTTCTGAGGCTGGAACAGCTGGTGGAGATGGCCAAGGCAGCTCTGCAGCTGCTCATAACAGTGGAGATGGTGAAGAGGCaaagtga